One segment of Paraburkholderia sp. PGU19 DNA contains the following:
- a CDS encoding LysR family transcriptional regulator: MDKISAIKTYVKVIESNSFTGAAEVLHTSTVYVTRMVQALESDLGVKLLNRTTRRSKPTDAGIRYYERCVALLRDLEEMDADAQASKGSNSGKVRVSMPSLVAKSVVIPQLPDFFANNPDIQLDISIADQHPDLIEDGLDCAVRVGPMSELGLIARTVGIYKTLTYASPDYIRAYGEPVTLSDLSDHIGVSYAMKSGRIRGWEFIDGDEVRTIPLKSAILVNDADTYVACGLAGLGLIQGGTFILDAHVRAGRLNMVLRDYPSNPRPVSVVYMPNRTRPRRVDIFIEWLMDLYSTQLAV, encoded by the coding sequence ATGGACAAGATCTCTGCAATCAAGACGTATGTGAAGGTGATCGAATCGAATAGCTTTACGGGGGCCGCCGAAGTACTGCATACGTCGACGGTCTATGTCACGCGTATGGTTCAGGCTCTGGAGTCGGATTTGGGCGTGAAGCTTCTGAACCGGACAACGCGGCGAAGCAAGCCGACCGATGCTGGCATTCGCTATTACGAACGTTGCGTGGCGCTTCTGCGAGACCTGGAGGAAATGGACGCCGACGCGCAGGCATCGAAGGGAAGCAATAGCGGAAAGGTCCGCGTGAGCATGCCCTCACTGGTCGCGAAATCCGTCGTGATCCCGCAGTTGCCGGACTTCTTCGCCAATAATCCCGACATTCAACTCGACATCAGCATAGCCGATCAACACCCCGATCTGATTGAAGACGGGCTCGACTGCGCGGTCCGCGTGGGACCGATGAGCGAACTCGGACTGATCGCCAGGACAGTGGGTATCTACAAGACGCTGACCTACGCGTCGCCCGACTATATTCGCGCGTATGGCGAGCCTGTTACATTGAGTGATCTCAGCGATCACATCGGCGTCAGTTACGCGATGAAGTCGGGGCGTATCAGAGGTTGGGAGTTCATCGACGGAGACGAGGTCCGTACCATTCCACTCAAAAGCGCGATCCTTGTGAACGACGCCGATACCTACGTGGCGTGTGGACTGGCGGGCCTCGGGTTGATACAGGGTGGCACCTTCATACTCGATGCCCACGTGCGTGCGGGCCGGCTGAATATGGTGTTGCGAGATTATCCTTCGAATCCCCGGCCGGTTTCTGTTGTGTATATGCCTAACCGGACGAGGCCGAGGCGAGTCGACATTTTTATCGAGTGGTTGATGGATCTGTATTCGACGCAGTTGGCTGTGTGA